The proteins below are encoded in one region of Syntrophotalea carbinolica DSM 2380:
- a CDS encoding DUF190 domain-containing protein, whose translation MSNEGKGKLLRIYLNETKQLGGKPLYEVIVEKAFEHGLAGSMVFRGIEGSGFCCEICRTSVPSLTISKCQPMVIEFIDTEEKIGKLVPILKKMVTAGAMVTMDAEVVHNVCEF comes from the coding sequence ATGAGCAATGAAGGAAAAGGCAAGTTGTTGAGAATTTACCTCAATGAAACCAAGCAGTTGGGAGGTAAGCCTCTCTATGAAGTCATAGTGGAAAAGGCCTTCGAGCACGGTCTGGCTGGTTCCATGGTCTTCCGGGGGATCGAAGGATCCGGATTTTGCTGCGAGATCTGCAGGACTTCTGTTCCGAGTCTGACTATTTCCAAATGTCAGCCCATGGTCATCGAGTTCATCGATACCGAAGAAAAGATAGGTAAATTGGTACCCATTCTCAAGAAAATGGTCACTGCCGGTGCCATGGTAACTATGGATGCCGAGGTTGTGCATAACGTTTGCGAATTTTAG
- a CDS encoding iron-containing alcohol dehydrogenase: MADFLCPAVNFIGAGTVAETGPRAAMFGTKALIVCDGFLAKLEGGPVSKVKDTLTSSGVEFAVYDGVEPNPKDTNVAAGLKIYKSENCDLIVTVGGGSSHDCGKGIGIAATHEGDLYEDYAGIETLTNELPPIIAVNTTAGTASEVTRHCVITNTAKKVKFVIVSWRNLPKVSINDPELMVAKPAGLTAATGMDALTHAVECYVTKDANPATDAVAIHAIKLIGKYLRRAVANGEDLEAREGMAYGSLLAGMAFNNAGLGYVHAMAHQLGGLLDMPHGIANAVLLPHIERYNLMVNPEKFADIAEAMGENIDGLGKMEAAEKAIDAIVRLSIDVGIPQHLADLGVKESDLEPMAKLAMQDGNAGTNPRVGKVEDIIQLFKNAM, from the coding sequence ATGGCTGACTTTTTGTGTCCCGCGGTAAACTTCATTGGTGCCGGTACTGTAGCTGAAACAGGTCCCAGGGCTGCGATGTTTGGTACCAAGGCGCTCATTGTCTGTGACGGTTTTCTTGCCAAGCTCGAGGGCGGTCCCGTTTCCAAAGTAAAAGATACTCTGACCTCATCGGGGGTTGAATTCGCGGTTTACGATGGTGTCGAGCCTAATCCCAAGGATACCAATGTCGCTGCCGGTCTGAAAATCTACAAATCCGAAAACTGCGATCTGATCGTTACCGTTGGCGGTGGCAGCTCTCATGACTGCGGCAAGGGTATTGGCATTGCTGCAACGCATGAGGGCGATCTTTATGAAGACTATGCCGGAATTGAGACGCTGACCAATGAGTTGCCGCCCATTATCGCGGTGAACACGACCGCAGGTACTGCCAGTGAAGTTACTCGCCACTGTGTCATCACCAATACCGCCAAGAAGGTCAAGTTTGTTATCGTGAGCTGGCGCAATCTGCCCAAAGTATCTATCAATGATCCCGAGTTGATGGTAGCCAAGCCAGCCGGGCTTACCGCAGCCACCGGCATGGATGCTCTTACCCACGCTGTTGAGTGTTACGTGACCAAAGATGCCAATCCGGCTACCGACGCCGTGGCTATTCACGCCATAAAGCTGATCGGCAAATACCTGCGTCGGGCTGTGGCCAACGGCGAAGATCTCGAAGCCCGCGAAGGCATGGCTTACGGTTCCCTGCTCGCCGGGATGGCCTTCAACAACGCTGGCCTCGGCTACGTTCACGCCATGGCTCATCAGTTGGGCGGCCTGCTTGACATGCCTCACGGCATCGCCAACGCCGTTCTGCTGCCGCACATCGAACGCTACAATCTGATGGTCAACCCCGAGAAATTCGCCGATATTGCTGAAGCTATGGGCGAAAATATCGACGGCCTCGGCAAGATGGAAGCTGCTGAAAAAGCCATCGATGCCATCGTGCGCTTGTCCATCGACGTTGGCATCCCTCAGCATCTTGCTGATCTGGGCGTCAAGGAGTCCGACCTCGAGCCGATGGCCAAGCTGGCCATGCAGGATGGCAACGCAGGTACCAACCCGCGTGTCGGTAAGGTCGAAGACATTATCCAACTGTTCAAGAACGCCATGTAA
- a CDS encoding histidine kinase, with translation MKRSIYLLCGLCFSVLLFTASSQAAVVIGTDSGWAFSTDGLINMFAAYETGDAKPDFGSGIRRGGTIVDNQEGYRERIGLVPGVLAFNIKAPTMGGLDMAARVGFYPTYDAKDVGKSKNSFGNQIDLREIFFTVDGNFGQMLIGKTLSQFQGQNLLTDMTIWGYGAQGALDGGGTPLGRIGYGYVYPQFNAQVRYTSPDLYGFKISVGLYDPSGIAGPAAKAEETKLPRFEGELSYAGTFEGGSFKTWLSGVWQEADFTSDSSFDGTVEASGIAGGIQVLYKGFDLVLSGFDNTAIGSVLMLDTDALDAAGKERDSQGFIAQLMYGFDNRFGTSKFGVSYGGNYMDETSRDKADRLLGTEVQIEEQTLWVFGIYHDINPNLKVMTEIMLTENSWFDGEDQNTELFSIGTFFVW, from the coding sequence ATGAAAAGATCGATATACCTGCTTTGCGGTTTATGCTTCAGCGTGTTGCTTTTTACTGCCAGCAGTCAGGCTGCCGTTGTTATCGGTACGGACAGCGGATGGGCATTCAGCACCGACGGCCTGATCAATATGTTCGCTGCCTATGAAACCGGGGACGCCAAACCCGACTTCGGTTCGGGCATCAGACGGGGCGGAACCATCGTTGATAACCAGGAAGGTTACCGGGAACGCATTGGCCTGGTGCCGGGGGTCCTTGCTTTTAATATCAAAGCTCCGACAATGGGGGGGCTCGACATGGCTGCCCGTGTCGGATTTTATCCTACATACGATGCCAAAGATGTCGGAAAATCCAAAAACTCCTTTGGCAACCAAATCGATCTTCGCGAAATCTTTTTCACCGTCGATGGTAACTTCGGTCAGATGTTGATCGGTAAAACGCTCAGTCAGTTCCAAGGCCAGAACCTCCTGACGGATATGACCATCTGGGGCTACGGTGCCCAGGGCGCACTCGACGGCGGCGGCACGCCACTGGGGCGTATCGGCTATGGTTATGTCTATCCGCAATTCAATGCCCAGGTGCGCTATACCTCACCGGATCTCTACGGTTTCAAGATTTCGGTGGGCCTCTATGACCCCAGTGGTATTGCCGGACCTGCAGCCAAAGCGGAAGAAACCAAATTACCGCGTTTTGAAGGCGAGTTATCCTATGCCGGCACCTTTGAAGGCGGATCCTTCAAAACCTGGCTGTCGGGAGTCTGGCAAGAAGCCGACTTCACATCTGACAGCAGTTTCGATGGCACCGTCGAAGCCAGCGGTATCGCCGGCGGCATACAGGTCCTTTACAAAGGCTTTGATCTCGTCTTGTCCGGATTCGACAACACGGCCATCGGCTCCGTACTCATGCTTGATACCGATGCCTTGGATGCAGCCGGCAAGGAAAGGGACAGTCAGGGCTTCATCGCCCAGTTGATGTACGGTTTTGACAATCGCTTTGGCACAAGCAAATTCGGCGTCAGTTACGGCGGCAATTACATGGATGAAACATCGAGAGATAAAGCAGATCGCCTGCTCGGAACCGAGGTGCAGATCGAAGAGCAGACACTGTGGGTTTTCGGCATTTATCATGATATCAATCCGAACCTCAAGGTTATGACGGAAATCATGTTGACCGAAAACTCCTGGTTTGACGGTGAAGATCAGAATACCGAACTCTTCAGTATCGGCACCTTTTTCGTCTGGTAA
- the thiF gene encoding sulfur carrier protein ThiS adenylyltransferase ThiF: MCGEIREEKAVYMDSLEEEFFSRHPLAIVPILKKAKVGIAGAGGLGSNIAVALARSGVGKLVIADFDRVEPHNLNRQQYFLDQIGQFKITALKENLERINPFSEFEVHEVFLDADNIPLIYDDVDIMVEAFDSVESKLEFLETCVEKFPGRPVVMGSGMGGYGKNNQICAKRLFDHVYVCGDGKTDVAINPPMAPRVAMVAAMQANLVLELLLKGEVVL, encoded by the coding sequence ATGTGTGGCGAGATCAGAGAGGAAAAGGCTGTATATATGGATTCTCTGGAAGAGGAGTTTTTCTCAAGGCATCCGTTAGCGATTGTCCCCATTTTGAAAAAAGCCAAAGTGGGGATTGCCGGCGCCGGTGGGCTGGGTTCAAATATTGCGGTAGCACTAGCGCGTTCAGGGGTCGGCAAGCTCGTTATCGCTGATTTCGACCGCGTAGAACCCCATAATTTGAATCGGCAGCAGTATTTCCTTGACCAGATCGGCCAATTTAAGATCACCGCATTAAAGGAAAATCTCGAACGTATCAATCCTTTTTCGGAATTTGAAGTCCATGAGGTTTTTCTCGATGCCGATAACATACCTCTCATATATGACGATGTCGATATCATGGTTGAGGCCTTCGACAGCGTGGAGTCCAAACTGGAATTTCTGGAGACCTGTGTCGAGAAATTTCCGGGGAGGCCGGTGGTGATGGGTAGTGGTATGGGGGGGTATGGAAAAAATAATCAGATTTGTGCCAAAAGACTTTTCGACCATGTTTATGTCTGTGGTGACGGAAAAACCGATGTGGCAATAAACCCGCCCATGGCACCCAGGGTGGCTATGGTGGCCGCCATGCAAGCCAATCTCGTGTTGGAATTGCTGCTCAAGGGTGAGGTCGTTCTTTAG
- a CDS encoding sulfur carrier protein ThiS encodes MSMVVLKTDRIPDGKTIALLELLRLHDISPATVMVRVNGKVIQKQQFCELHIRRGAIVKAYPFVGGG; translated from the coding sequence ATGTCGATGGTGGTTTTGAAAACCGACAGGATTCCTGATGGAAAGACTATCGCACTCCTCGAATTGCTGCGTTTACACGATATCAGCCCTGCGACTGTCATGGTTCGGGTGAACGGTAAGGTCATCCAGAAACAGCAGTTTTGTGAACTCCATATTCGGAGAGGAGCCATCGTTAAAGCGTATCCGTTCGTTGGCGGTGGATAA
- a CDS encoding aldehyde ferredoxin oxidoreductase family protein: MLGGYWQKIAVIDLTNETVEYIEPSEDDLKKYIGGSGLGAKLLYENTAPGIDPLGPENVLICMTGPYVGTKVAQSGRWELITKGPLTGIYLESDCGGKWGATLKSCGLDGLMVKGKAKQPVYVTIVDDDIQIKKADKLWGKGTFDTDKILKEELGRGSQAISIGQAGEKLVKFAAIMTDGREGRAAGRGGGGAVMGSKNLKAIACKGSKKVAIARPEPYEELVKEIRAKTKEVYDGPLGTYGTSCAVEIFNDCGDLPIKNWLWGTWDKAAKVSGQELAKTVLKKRYHCGGCLIGCGRTVEIPAGAFKMKEGGGPEYETLGLLGSNCLVDDVEAICKGNEICNDYGVDTIEAAGIISFLMEAWEHGMIDEGDTDGLEMTWGNGLAMCEMLEKVCLRKGIGDPCSQGIFEAVKRVGPASEEFAIHTKGMMFPAHDPRGRGGLGVAYATSNRGACHMQAYNQDFEGEGCFNIADLGYDAPLPPYTNEGKGKFVADQQHFMSMMDSLKLCKFSIFGGMTVGPMTQFLNHIVGWDFTNEQWLECGERIFNLKRLFNTREGVSRKDDTLPPRILASPRQGGSGDYVPDLGYMLRDYYRARGWDEWGIPTPETLKRLSLDKYEYRKGERTTENQR; encoded by the coding sequence ATGTTAGGTGGTTATTGGCAAAAGATCGCGGTCATTGATTTGACCAACGAAACAGTGGAATACATCGAGCCCAGTGAAGATGACCTGAAAAAATATATTGGCGGCAGCGGTCTGGGTGCTAAGTTGCTGTATGAAAACACCGCGCCCGGTATCGACCCGTTGGGGCCGGAAAACGTCCTGATCTGCATGACCGGTCCTTATGTCGGTACCAAGGTGGCTCAGTCGGGTCGTTGGGAGCTGATCACTAAAGGTCCTCTGACCGGGATTTATCTCGAATCCGACTGCGGCGGCAAGTGGGGCGCGACCCTCAAGTCCTGCGGCCTCGACGGCTTGATGGTCAAGGGCAAGGCAAAGCAGCCTGTATATGTCACCATCGTGGACGACGATATTCAGATCAAAAAGGCCGATAAGCTGTGGGGCAAGGGCACTTTTGATACCGATAAGATTCTCAAGGAAGAACTGGGCAGAGGTTCCCAGGCTATTTCCATCGGCCAAGCCGGAGAAAAATTGGTCAAGTTTGCCGCTATTATGACCGATGGCCGGGAAGGTCGCGCTGCCGGTCGTGGCGGCGGCGGCGCCGTCATGGGTTCCAAGAACCTTAAGGCCATCGCCTGTAAAGGGTCAAAAAAGGTCGCTATCGCCAGACCCGAGCCCTATGAAGAGCTGGTCAAGGAAATTCGCGCCAAAACCAAAGAAGTCTACGACGGACCGCTCGGCACTTACGGCACCTCCTGCGCCGTTGAAATTTTCAACGACTGCGGTGACCTGCCGATCAAGAACTGGCTATGGGGAACCTGGGACAAGGCTGCCAAAGTTTCAGGCCAGGAGCTGGCCAAGACAGTTCTCAAGAAGCGCTACCACTGCGGCGGTTGCCTGATCGGTTGCGGTCGTACCGTAGAGATTCCCGCGGGTGCTTTCAAGATGAAAGAGGGGGGCGGTCCCGAGTACGAAACCCTCGGCCTGCTCGGCTCCAACTGTCTGGTTGACGATGTGGAAGCCATCTGTAAGGGTAATGAAATTTGTAACGATTACGGTGTCGATACCATCGAAGCCGCCGGGATTATCTCTTTCCTTATGGAGGCCTGGGAACATGGCATGATCGACGAGGGCGATACCGACGGTCTGGAGATGACCTGGGGTAACGGCCTGGCCATGTGCGAGATGCTCGAGAAGGTCTGTTTGCGCAAAGGTATCGGTGACCCTTGTTCCCAGGGCATTTTTGAAGCCGTTAAACGCGTCGGCCCTGCCAGCGAAGAGTTTGCCATTCATACCAAGGGGATGATGTTCCCCGCCCATGATCCGCGCGGTCGCGGCGGCCTCGGCGTTGCCTACGCCACCTCCAACCGCGGTGCCTGTCATATGCAGGCCTACAACCAGGACTTCGAGGGCGAAGGCTGCTTCAATATCGCGGATCTGGGCTACGATGCGCCTTTGCCTCCTTACACCAACGAAGGCAAAGGCAAGTTCGTTGCCGATCAGCAGCATTTCATGAGCATGATGGATTCGCTGAAGCTCTGCAAATTCTCCATCTTCGGCGGTATGACCGTTGGCCCCATGACCCAATTCCTCAATCATATCGTCGGCTGGGACTTCACCAACGAACAGTGGCTGGAATGCGGTGAGCGGATCTTCAACCTCAAGCGTCTGTTCAATACCCGTGAAGGCGTCAGCCGTAAGGACGATACCCTGCCGCCTCGTATACTTGCCAGCCCCCGTCAGGGCGGCTCCGGGGATTACGTGCCCGATCTGGGCTATATGTTGCGCGATTACTATCGCGCCCGCGGCTGGGACGAGTGGGGCATACCTACACCGGAAACCCTCAAACGGCTTAGCCTGGATAAATATGAATACCGCAAGGGAGAGCGCACCACGGAAAACCAGCGGTAG
- a CDS encoding radical SAM/SPASM family putative metalloenzyme maturase, translated as MFNAVSTEGTETEPALRDYPSKLFVETTTHCNLRCPMCVKQSQDSQVTDGDLRPELFDALEPAFPRLESLVLNGIGEPLMHPHLLDWVARARQAMPDDAWIGFQSNGLLLDKSIARKLVAAGLDRICLSVDGVKPETFSKVREGENLSDMARAFAVLSEARRTQPGSRLKVGAEFVTMRENFRQLPDVVRWVAQRGADFCIVSQTLPYTPASVQQATYHSSSEAAVAIFNEWKQRLAELGLDIHLYDQTPWKRKTQGGLEVASYRFHNTSKIPWRRQGSGGLEGDPRIDQVNQLIDKMRLEARRRETFVDVRQILTRDMTLQDEVEEVYAEAQRVADEMGIELKLPAITPLADRRCDFVTGGSAFISWYGGVHPCYYLWHQYRCYVGDWDRLVKVKEFGNLNERPLLEIWNDTEFQVFRRNVLEFDYPYCSNCWGAPCNLVQEEDFQENCYSGNEPCGACQWAMGLLQCLQ; from the coding sequence ATGTTTAACGCCGTGAGCACAGAAGGAACAGAGACTGAGCCGGCTTTGCGGGATTATCCGAGCAAGTTGTTCGTCGAGACCACTACCCACTGCAATCTGCGCTGCCCCATGTGTGTCAAGCAGTCGCAGGACAGCCAGGTGACCGACGGAGACCTCCGCCCGGAGTTATTCGACGCCCTCGAACCCGCTTTCCCTCGGCTCGAATCCCTGGTCCTCAACGGCATCGGCGAACCGCTTATGCACCCGCATCTGCTTGATTGGGTTGCTAGAGCCCGCCAGGCAATGCCTGATGACGCCTGGATCGGATTTCAGTCCAACGGCCTGCTGCTCGACAAGTCCATTGCCCGCAAGCTGGTGGCCGCAGGGCTCGACCGCATCTGCCTGTCGGTGGACGGAGTGAAGCCGGAAACTTTCAGCAAGGTTCGGGAAGGCGAGAATCTCAGCGATATGGCGCGAGCCTTTGCGGTATTGTCCGAAGCCCGCCGAACCCAACCGGGCAGCCGGCTGAAGGTTGGGGCCGAGTTCGTCACCATGCGTGAAAACTTTCGCCAGCTGCCTGATGTGGTGCGCTGGGTGGCGCAGCGCGGCGCCGATTTCTGCATCGTTTCACAGACCTTGCCCTACACCCCGGCTTCGGTGCAACAGGCCACCTACCACAGCTCCAGCGAGGCAGCAGTGGCTATTTTTAACGAGTGGAAGCAGCGCTTGGCGGAGTTGGGCCTGGATATCCATCTTTACGATCAAACCCCTTGGAAGCGGAAAACACAGGGGGGGCTGGAAGTGGCGTCTTATAGATTCCATAATACCTCCAAAATTCCTTGGAGACGGCAAGGATCGGGAGGCCTGGAGGGCGATCCACGCATTGACCAGGTCAATCAGCTGATCGACAAGATGCGGCTCGAGGCGCGTCGGCGGGAGACTTTCGTGGACGTCAGGCAAATACTCACCCGGGATATGACACTGCAAGACGAAGTGGAAGAAGTTTACGCAGAGGCGCAGAGGGTGGCCGATGAAATGGGTATCGAACTCAAACTGCCGGCTATCACCCCCTTGGCGGATCGCAGGTGTGATTTCGTCACTGGTGGCTCGGCTTTCATCTCCTGGTACGGTGGGGTGCATCCCTGTTATTACCTTTGGCACCAGTATCGATGCTATGTCGGCGACTGGGACCGGCTGGTCAAGGTTAAGGAGTTCGGTAATCTCAACGAACGGCCGCTATTGGAGATCTGGAACGATACCGAGTTTCAGGTTTTTCGCCGTAATGTTTTAGAGTTTGACTATCCCTACTGCAGCAACTGCTGGGGAGCACCCTGCAATCTGGTGCAGGAGGAAGACTTTCAGGAAAATTGCTATTCCGGCAATGAACCGTGTGGCGCCTGTCAGTGGGCCATGGGATTGTTGCAGTGTCTGCAGTAG
- a CDS encoding acyl-CoA thioesterase gives MPNQVKTVSQTRVVLAQVAMPGDANPAGNVHGGTIMKLIDNAAGVVAMRHTRRNVVTASIDRLDFHYPVFVGNLIILKACLNRVGKTSMEVGVRVEAENVMTGEIRHTASAYLTFVALDADGYPTNVPELISETLEDKRRLAEAVERYERRRCTNCRR, from the coding sequence ATGCCCAATCAGGTCAAAACGGTTTCGCAAACGAGGGTCGTACTGGCACAGGTCGCCATGCCCGGAGACGCGAATCCGGCCGGCAACGTCCACGGTGGCACGATCATGAAACTCATCGACAATGCCGCCGGCGTCGTCGCCATGCGCCATACCCGCCGCAACGTCGTGACCGCCTCCATCGACAGGCTTGACTTTCATTACCCTGTCTTCGTCGGCAACCTGATTATCCTAAAAGCCTGCCTCAACCGAGTCGGCAAGACCTCCATGGAGGTCGGCGTCAGAGTTGAGGCCGAAAATGTCATGACGGGAGAGATTCGGCACACGGCATCTGCCTACCTGACCTTCGTTGCCCTGGATGCCGATGGATATCCTACAAATGTACCTGAATTGATCAGCGAAACACTGGAAGACAAGCGTCGCCTGGCCGAGGCCGTGGAACGCTACGAGCGTAGAAGATGCACAAACTGCAGGCGGTGA
- a CDS encoding DUF362 domain-containing protein yields the protein MQKPCIATPFSSYQETVPSLLQAVGAPGLLSRQSCILIKPNLVNASPPPVTLPVAACEALVAACRRWSKARIVIAEGSGDRDLSTGEIFQRLGYERLARRYDVDLVDLNNAELVELQNPLCEVFPTFMMPRMVMDSFVISAAVLKAHSLAEVTLSMKNMIGVAPPAYYQQGGHWKKSAFHAQMHRSIFELNRYRKPDLAFIDASVGLAEYHLGGPTCEPPVDKLLAGFDPVAVDAAGSELLGIPWQQVEHIRLADGLLGRAGK from the coding sequence ATGCAAAAACCTTGTATCGCTACCCCTTTCAGCAGCTACCAGGAGACGGTTCCCTCCTTGTTGCAAGCCGTCGGTGCGCCCGGTCTCCTGTCCCGTCAGTCCTGCATCCTCATCAAGCCCAACCTGGTGAACGCCTCGCCGCCGCCGGTGACTCTGCCGGTGGCTGCCTGCGAAGCGCTGGTGGCCGCCTGCCGCCGCTGGAGCAAGGCACGCATCGTCATCGCCGAAGGCAGCGGGGACCGTGATCTGAGTACCGGTGAGATCTTTCAACGTCTCGGTTACGAGCGTCTGGCTCGCCGATATGACGTTGATTTGGTCGATCTCAACAACGCCGAACTGGTCGAGCTTCAGAATCCGCTCTGCGAGGTTTTCCCCACCTTCATGATGCCACGAATGGTGATGGACAGTTTTGTCATCTCCGCGGCGGTCCTCAAGGCTCATTCCCTGGCCGAAGTCACTCTCAGTATGAAAAATATGATCGGCGTCGCGCCGCCGGCTTATTACCAGCAGGGCGGACACTGGAAAAAATCGGCTTTCCATGCGCAGATGCATAGATCGATTTTTGAACTGAACCGCTATCGCAAGCCGGATCTGGCGTTTATCGACGCCAGTGTCGGACTGGCCGAGTATCACCTGGGCGGACCGACCTGCGAGCCCCCCGTCGACAAGCTGCTGGCCGGATTCGACCCGGTGGCGGTGGATGCCGCCGGCTCAGAGTTGCTTGGTATCCCCTGGCAGCAGGTCGAGCACATCCGGCTGGCCGATGGGCTTCTGGGAAGGGCCGGCAAGTAG
- the ilvC gene encoding ketol-acid reductoisomerase — protein sequence MGQNYFNSLPFRRQLQELGTCRFMDASEFANGCEYAKGKKIVIVGCGAQGLNQGLNMRDSGLDVSYTLRKGAIEEKRQSYLNATENGFAVGTYEEMLPTADIVMNLAPDKQHTDVVNTVVPLMKQGAVFSYAHGFNIVEEGTQIRKDLTVIMVAPKCPGSEVREEYKRGFGVPTLIAVHGENDPNGDGLEIAKALCSAQGGDRAGVLESSFVAEVKSDLMGEQTILCGMLQAGALLCFDKMTQNGIDAPYAVKLIQYGWETITEALKHGGITNMMDRLSNPAKLVAFGVAEELKEIMRPLFEKHMDDILSGEFSSTMMEDWANDDVKLLTWREETGKTAFEQTEGAGDISEQEYFDKAILMVAMVKAGVELAFEVMVSAGIEPESAYYESLHETPLIANTIARKKLYEMNRVISDTAEYGCYLFSHACVPLLQDFMEKVGTDLIGKGLDAKDNSVDNSTLVSVNAEIRSHLIEEVGEELRAAMQGMKAIV from the coding sequence ATGGGTCAGAACTATTTCAACTCGCTGCCGTTTCGTCGTCAGCTGCAGGAACTCGGCACCTGCCGTTTTATGGACGCTTCCGAATTCGCCAACGGTTGCGAATACGCCAAAGGCAAAAAGATCGTCATCGTCGGTTGCGGCGCCCAGGGCCTCAACCAGGGTCTCAACATGCGCGATAGCGGTCTCGACGTCTCCTACACCCTGCGCAAAGGGGCTATCGAAGAAAAACGTCAGTCCTATCTCAACGCGACGGAAAACGGCTTTGCCGTCGGCACCTACGAAGAAATGCTGCCCACCGCCGATATCGTCATGAACCTCGCTCCCGACAAGCAGCACACCGACGTGGTCAACACCGTGGTGCCGTTGATGAAGCAGGGCGCGGTCTTTTCCTATGCCCACGGTTTCAATATCGTTGAAGAAGGTACCCAGATTCGCAAGGATCTGACCGTTATCATGGTTGCTCCCAAGTGCCCCGGTTCCGAGGTGCGCGAAGAGTATAAGCGCGGTTTCGGCGTGCCGACCCTGATCGCCGTGCACGGTGAAAACGATCCCAACGGCGACGGCCTGGAAATCGCCAAGGCGCTGTGCTCCGCCCAGGGCGGCGATCGTGCCGGGGTTCTCGAGTCGTCTTTCGTCGCCGAGGTCAAATCCGACCTGATGGGCGAGCAGACCATCCTCTGCGGCATGCTGCAGGCCGGCGCGCTGCTGTGCTTCGACAAAATGACCCAGAACGGCATCGACGCACCTTATGCCGTCAAGCTTATCCAGTACGGTTGGGAAACCATTACCGAGGCTCTCAAGCACGGCGGCATCACCAATATGATGGACCGTCTCTCCAATCCCGCCAAGCTGGTGGCTTTCGGGGTGGCAGAGGAACTCAAGGAGATCATGCGTCCCCTGTTCGAAAAGCACATGGACGACATCCTGTCCGGCGAATTCTCCAGCACCATGATGGAAGACTGGGCTAACGATGATGTCAAGCTGCTGACCTGGCGCGAAGAAACCGGCAAAACCGCTTTCGAGCAAACCGAAGGTGCCGGTGACATCAGCGAGCAGGAATACTTCGACAAGGCGATCCTGATGGTGGCCATGGTCAAGGCCGGCGTTGAATTGGCTTTTGAAGTCATGGTTTCCGCCGGTATCGAGCCCGAGTCCGCCTACTACGAGTCGCTGCACGAAACGCCTCTCATTGCCAATACCATCGCCCGCAAGAAGCTGTATGAGATGAACCGGGTTATTTCGGATACCGCCGAGTATGGCTGCTACCTGTTCTCCCATGCCTGCGTGCCTCTGCTGCAGGATTTCATGGAAAAGGTGGGCACCGATCTTATCGGCAAGGGGCTGGACGCCAAGGACAACAGCGTCGATAACAGCACCCTGGTGTCTGTCAATGCCGAGATCCGCAGCCATCTGATCGAAGAAGTCGGCGAAGAACTGCGTGCCGCCATGCAGGGTATGAAAGCCATCGTTTAA
- the ilvY gene encoding HTH-type transcriptional activator IlvY, translating into MDIRELEIFLTVAELLHFGRASQACNLSPSALTRTIQRLEEEVERPLFIRDNRRVALSPAGEQFRTYARRALQDWQAFRGTVKGKETISGTLSIYASITAVYSLLPRLLEAFRSAHREVQLELSTGAAERAVAQVQSGEIDLAVAALPDRQQSQLEFLPIINTPLLFIAPKQGDPAPLPVRDGEIDLQRTPLVLPQKGLSRRRLDQWLKTRRITPNISSEVSGNEAIIAMVRLGCGIGIVPELVLARSPFRDEVRVIEAAPQLAPYVVGLCSTRRNLQRPVVRAFWQLAEERSGVKVDF; encoded by the coding sequence ATGGACATACGTGAACTGGAAATTTTTCTGACCGTGGCCGAACTGCTGCACTTCGGCCGGGCCAGCCAGGCCTGCAACCTCAGCCCTTCGGCCTTGACCCGCACCATTCAACGCCTCGAAGAAGAAGTGGAACGGCCTCTGTTCATACGGGACAACCGCCGGGTCGCCTTGTCACCGGCCGGCGAGCAGTTCCGCACTTACGCACGTCGCGCATTGCAGGACTGGCAGGCGTTTCGCGGCACCGTCAAAGGCAAGGAAACCATCAGCGGCACCCTGTCCATCTACGCGTCCATCACGGCCGTCTACAGCCTGCTGCCACGCCTGCTCGAAGCGTTTCGCAGTGCCCATCGCGAGGTGCAACTGGAATTGAGCACCGGCGCCGCCGAGCGGGCCGTGGCCCAGGTGCAAAGCGGCGAAATCGACCTGGCCGTGGCGGCATTGCCCGACCGACAGCAATCACAGCTCGAGTTTTTGCCCATCATCAACACCCCGCTGTTGTTCATTGCCCCCAAACAGGGCGACCCCGCGCCCCTGCCGGTACGCGACGGCGAAATCGATCTGCAACGAACCCCACTGGTGTTGCCACAAAAAGGCCTGTCACGCCGGCGCCTCGATCAATGGCTCAAAACCCGACGCATCACCCCCAATATTTCCTCGGAAGTCTCCGGTAACGAAGCCATCATCGCCATGGTGCGCCTCGGCTGCGGCATCGGCATCGTTCCGGAACTGGTATTGGCGCGCAGCCCGTTTCGCGACGAAGTGCGCGTTATTGAAGCGGCGCCGCAACTGGCCCCCTACGTGGTCGGACTGTGTTCCACCCGGCGCAATCTGCAGCGTCCGGTGGTACGGGCTTTCTGGCAACTGGCCGAGGAGCGCTCCGGCGTGAAGGTTGATTTTTAG